acgaagattttataaatgaacTAAAAAATGAGTTATTAGATGtcaaatatcgaagaaatattcTCGACCTGTATCAGTTTGAACAATCAGATGACCTTGAATTTGTGGATAAACCAAATGTACAACTTTTATACACAGCTTTTCAGATCGAGATTGCCATGTGGATGGAACGAGTTACAAGAATTCACCTGAACAACAAAATCTCAATGTCGAGTTCGTGTTACTGTAATACAGATTACTTGCTTTGCCATGACGATAATATGGGTGAAAGAAGAATCGCTTATATATTGTATCTTTCAAAAAACTGGGTTGCAGAGGACGGGGGAACCTTGGATCTCTTTGATACGGATAAAGATGGATTGCCTCAAAACGTAGTACGTTCCTTAGTACCGGAATATAATTCCCTAGTCTTTTTCGAAGTTATGGATACCTCTTTTCATCAAGTATCAGAGGTGATTTCCACTGAGAGAACTCGTTGGTCTCTCAACGGTTGGTTCGAAGGTTCGTTAAGACAGAGTAATAGACTGCCAAGACCtgtgttattttataaatatactgaACCAATGGATATGGAAATAAAGTTAGAGTCATGGGTCAGGGGTTGTTATCTTGAATCCAAAATGATTGACGATATCCAGAAGGTGGTTGAAGTAGAATCTTATGCATTTCTTTCCAGTTTTTTCATAGAAGATGTATATAATAAGCTTTTAGCGGAGATTGCCTCTGAAAGTATTTGTTGGGAAAAAGTTGGTCCTGCTGACGTACGAAACTATGAGGTAGCAGACGAGAAAACTCTACCAGCATTGTTGAAGAGCTTTTGTGAtatatttaagtctaaaattgTATTTAGACTACTCAGAAGTTATACGGAATTAGACCTTGTGTCTATGAAACCAGACATGAAACCAAAAATGACTATGGAATTGCAAAGATGGTCGCAAGGTAGTTACACATTGATTACTGATagattgaaaaacaaaaatgaagagGAGAATCAAACTGAGGAGAAAGTGTCTGatccaaaaaataaaaataaaagatcacaGGATGCAAAAGAcattaaggaaaaagaactaTCAGAATCTGTCACTAGTACTGATAgtaaatattctatacaatCTACTAGCG
This window of the Vespula vulgaris chromosome 1, iyVesVulg1.1, whole genome shotgun sequence genome carries:
- the LOC127069659 gene encoding prolyl 3-hydroxylase OGFOD1 isoform X1, which encodes MYRENNSATFYTFYLIMSEKNILDEEPVNKRLRHRIISDHIYNEEFEDLVTKNWSCHNEIKNDNLEVISTPFRVCKISNFLANEDFINELKNELLDVKYRRNILDLYQFEQSDDLEFVDKPNVQLLYTAFQIEIAMWMERVTRIHLNNKISMSSSCYCNTDYLLCHDDNMGERRIAYILYLSKNWVAEDGGTLDLFDTDKDGLPQNVVRSLVPEYNSLVFFEVMDTSFHQVSEVISTERTRWSLNGWFEGSLRQSNRLPRPVLFYKYTEPMDMEIKLESWVRGCYLESKMIDDIQKVVEVESYAFLSSFFIEDVYNKLLAEIASESICWEKVGPADVRNYEVADEKTLPALLKSFCDIFKSKIVFRLLRSYTELDLVSMKPDMKPKMTMELQRWSQGSYTLITDRLKNKNEEENQTEEKVSDPKNKNKRSQDAKDIKEKELSESVTSTDSKYSIQSTSENKKSINSKDTVSMQSNSDNKSSKSSKDSTSKQCSSGTKSSKSSKDFKSKRSGSKSKKSANGKKKETCKSENLESSKSSEDSQSTRCSCSNKITGNACRYCNTLFSDKEYEDIEEEEVPKLKKKKYKKIRPKNVESQTSSSGLENSPSSFYDILDRSDSDDVSDIGDYLSDPSDYDMESQNETLEEEEEEDEEGTLDVIVQFHTANLSQEQTIDYVHPKEKEGSLIHIPPKDNHLCLIYKTLSVSRVHKYINQYCKGYFYNLVCTYCE
- the LOC127069659 gene encoding prolyl 3-hydroxylase OGFOD1 isoform X2, which codes for MSEKNILDEEPVNKRLRHRIISDHIYNEEFEDLVTKNWSCHNEIKNDNLEVISTPFRVCKISNFLANEDFINELKNELLDVKYRRNILDLYQFEQSDDLEFVDKPNVQLLYTAFQIEIAMWMERVTRIHLNNKISMSSSCYCNTDYLLCHDDNMGERRIAYILYLSKNWVAEDGGTLDLFDTDKDGLPQNVVRSLVPEYNSLVFFEVMDTSFHQVSEVISTERTRWSLNGWFEGSLRQSNRLPRPVLFYKYTEPMDMEIKLESWVRGCYLESKMIDDIQKVVEVESYAFLSSFFIEDVYNKLLAEIASESICWEKVGPADVRNYEVADEKTLPALLKSFCDIFKSKIVFRLLRSYTELDLVSMKPDMKPKMTMELQRWSQGSYTLITDRLKNKNEEENQTEEKVSDPKNKNKRSQDAKDIKEKELSESVTSTDSKYSIQSTSENKKSINSKDTVSMQSNSDNKSSKSSKDSTSKQCSSGTKSSKSSKDFKSKRSGSKSKKSANGKKKETCKSENLESSKSSEDSQSTRCSCSNKITGNACRYCNTLFSDKEYEDIEEEEVPKLKKKKYKKIRPKNVESQTSSSGLENSPSSFYDILDRSDSDDVSDIGDYLSDPSDYDMESQNETLEEEEEEDEEGTLDVIVQFHTANLSQEQTIDYVHPKEKEGSLIHIPPKDNHLCLIYKTLSVSRVHKYINQYCKGYFYNLVCTYCE
- the LOC127069659 gene encoding prolyl 3-hydroxylase OGFOD1 isoform X4; the protein is MYRENNSATFYTFQIEIAMWMERVTRIHLNNKISMSSSCYCNTDYLLCHDDNMGERRIAYILYLSKNWVAEDGGTLDLFDTDKDGLPQNVVRSLVPEYNSLVFFEVMDTSFHQVSEVISTERTRWSLNGWFEGSLRQSNRLPRPVLFYKYTEPMDMEIKLESWVRGCYLESKMIDDIQKVVEVESYAFLSSFFIEDVYNKLLAEIASESICWEKVGPADVRNYEVADEKTLPALLKSFCDIFKSKIVFRLLRSYTELDLVSMKPDMKPKMTMELQRWSQGSYTLITDRLKNKNEEENQTEEKVSDPKNKNKRSQDAKDIKEKELSESVTSTDSKYSIQSTSENKKSINSKDTVSMQSNSDNKSSKSSKDSTSKQCSSGTKSSKSSKDFKSKRSGSKSKKSANGKKKETCKSENLESSKSSEDSQSTRCSCSNKITGNACRYCNTLFSDKEYEDIEEEEVPKLKKKKYKKIRPKNVESQTSSSGLENSPSSFYDILDRSDSDDVSDIGDYLSDPSDYDMESQNETLEEEEEEDEEGTLDVIVQFHTANLSQEQTIDYVHPKEKEGSLIHIPPKDNHLCLIYKTLSVSRVHKYINQYCKGYFYNLVCTYCE
- the LOC127069659 gene encoding prolyl 3-hydroxylase OGFOD1 isoform X5, with translation MWMERVTRIHLNNKISMSSSCYCNTDYLLCHDDNMGERRIAYILYLSKNWVAEDGGTLDLFDTDKDGLPQNVVRSLVPEYNSLVFFEVMDTSFHQVSEVISTERTRWSLNGWFEGSLRQSNRLPRPVLFYKYTEPMDMEIKLESWVRGCYLESKMIDDIQKVVEVESYAFLSSFFIEDVYNKLLAEIASESICWEKVGPADVRNYEVADEKTLPALLKSFCDIFKSKIVFRLLRSYTELDLVSMKPDMKPKMTMELQRWSQGSYTLITDRLKNKNEEENQTEEKVSDPKNKNKRSQDAKDIKEKELSESVTSTDSKYSIQSTSENKKSINSKDTVSMQSNSDNKSSKSSKDSTSKQCSSGTKSSKSSKDFKSKRSGSKSKKSANGKKKETCKSENLESSKSSEDSQSTRCSCSNKITGNACRYCNTLFSDKEYEDIEEEEVPKLKKKKYKKIRPKNVESQTSSSGLENSPSSFYDILDRSDSDDVSDIGDYLSDPSDYDMESQNETLEEEEEEDEEGTLDVIVQFHTANLSQEQTIDYVHPKEKEGSLIHIPPKDNHLCLIYKTLSVSRVHKYINQYCKGYFYNLVCTYCE